Proteins found in one Stigmatopora nigra isolate UIUO_SnigA chromosome 15, RoL_Snig_1.1, whole genome shotgun sequence genomic segment:
- the cyb561 gene encoding transmembrane ascorbate-dependent reductase CYB561 has translation MQVPSAYRSAFAWSVGGSQLLGLTSVVLTGVWMGHYRGGFAWDGSEREFNLHPLCMVLGLVFLQGDAILVYRVFHQEPKKNVKMLHGIIHMLALIVSIIGMVAVFDFHRAAKYPNMYSLHSWCGLATIILFAVQWVIGLSFFLFPVASSWLRATYLPIHAFCGLLLLAMAVGTSLIGITEKLLFDIMSTYSQFSPEGVLANVLGVLLVCFGVLVFYLITNEEYRRPPNPEEESLAVHFKTLTEGGSPSEP, from the exons ATGCAGGTTCCTTCGGCTTATCGCTCGGCCTTTGCGTGGTCGGTGGGAGGCTCGCAGCTTCTGGGTTTGACCTCAGTGGTGCTGACCGGCGTGTGGATGGGTCACTACCGCGGCGGCTTCGCCTGGGATGGCAGCGAACGGGAGTTTAACCTACATCCTCTCTGCATGGTTCTGGGATTGGTCTTCTTACAAGGAGATG CTATCCTGGTCTACCGAGTGTTCCATCAGGAGCCCAAAAAGAACGTCAAGATGCTTCACGGCATCATACACATGCTCGCCCTTATCGTCAGCATTATTG GTATGGTGGCAGTATTTGACTTCCACAGAGCGGCCAAGTACCCAAACATGTACTCCTTACACAGTTGGTGTGGCTTAGCTACTATTATTCTATTTGCTGTGCAG TGGGTCATAGGTTTATCATTCTTCCTATTCCCCGTCGCATCGTCATGGTTACGAGCCACGTACCTTCCCATCCATGCATTCTGTGGTCTTCTCCTATTGGCTATGGCTGTCGGCACCAGCCTGATCGGCATCACGGAAAAACTCCTCTTTGACATCAT GTCCACCTATTCCCAATTCTCACCTGAAGGGGTTCTGGCCAACGTTTTGGGGGTCCTACTGGTATGTTTTGGGGTGCTGGTGTTCTACTTGATCACTAACGAGGAGTACCGGCGGCCGCCCAATCCCGAAGAAGAATCTTTAGCCGTCCACTTTAAGACCTTGACGGAAGGGGGGTCACCATCTGAACCCTAA